A region of Planctomycetaceae bacterium DNA encodes the following proteins:
- a CDS encoding tetratricopeptide repeat protein: MKKNLTWPRRRYLLLAGVVCAGLAVVGIERWTRPPTPEQILARWCGAADRSIAIAYPLDGTVFPPELPAPTFRWTDSSGADTWVVTAGAEGSRAVSNLLSQPRWTPDELQWQRLKSSTAQAHGGALVLGLRRADLSRVVSFGNFGFQTSTDPVAAPIFYREVNLPFVEAVKDPRQIRWRFGPVSSTQPPVVLENLPVCGNCHSFSADGKVLGMDIDYANDKGSYALAPVKSETVLDSQSVITWADYRREDKDLTFGLLSQVSPDGRYVVSTVKDRSVFVPMPDLAYSQLFFPVKGILVVYDRQSKTFRPLPGADDPAYVQSNPAWSPDGKEIVFARSRAYELHGVGSEALLRPDQCAEFVQGRRQFQFDLYRVPFNGGAGGAAVPVEGAAGNGVSNYFARFSPDGKWIVFCRAKSFMLLQPDSELYIMPAAGGPARRMLCNVRGMNSWHSWSPNSRWLVFASKANGPYTQLWLAHVDASGKSSSPVLLEGFTAPDRAGNIPEFVSAEPQAIATISARFVNDESFFRAGDAFLLGGDVAAACAMYEKALAANPANARAHHNLGAVLGRLGGRDDQAAAHLRRAIEIDPALAEAHTNLGAIYAKHNRLSEAMTEFEKALAINPRDLRARLMAAKCLVRMDRTDSAVEHWQHAIRIDPALTEPRLSLATVFTRKRQYAQALEQLEAAARLGGDGFTAASALAWLLATCPDAAIRNGPRSVELAQIACRAPGAPQPLVLDTLAAAYAEAGRFSEAVATVERMLALAGRGNAAVSAELNKRLEKYRAGQAWRQE; the protein is encoded by the coding sequence GTGAAGAAGAATCTCACTTGGCCGCGGCGGCGATACCTCCTCCTGGCGGGGGTTGTCTGTGCAGGCCTGGCCGTCGTGGGTATCGAACGGTGGACGCGCCCGCCGACGCCGGAGCAGATCCTGGCCCGGTGGTGCGGTGCGGCTGACCGCTCCATCGCCATCGCATATCCGCTCGACGGAACGGTCTTTCCGCCCGAACTGCCGGCGCCGACCTTTCGATGGACCGATTCCTCCGGCGCCGACACGTGGGTCGTGACAGCCGGCGCGGAAGGCAGTCGCGCTGTCAGCAACCTGCTGTCGCAACCGCGATGGACGCCCGACGAGCTGCAATGGCAGCGCCTCAAGAGCAGCACCGCTCAGGCGCACGGGGGGGCGCTGGTGCTGGGCCTGCGCCGCGCCGACCTGTCCCGCGTGGTATCGTTCGGGAATTTTGGTTTTCAGACCAGCACCGACCCGGTCGCCGCGCCGATCTTCTACCGGGAGGTGAACCTGCCCTTCGTCGAGGCGGTCAAGGACCCGCGGCAGATCCGCTGGCGATTCGGGCCCGTCTCGTCGACCCAGCCGCCGGTGGTGCTGGAGAACCTGCCCGTCTGCGGCAACTGCCATTCGTTCTCGGCCGACGGGAAAGTCCTGGGGATGGACATCGACTACGCCAACGACAAGGGCTCGTACGCGCTGGCGCCGGTCAAGAGCGAGACCGTCCTGGACAGCCAGTCGGTCATCACCTGGGCCGACTATCGCCGCGAGGATAAGGACCTGACGTTCGGTCTGCTCTCGCAGGTCTCGCCCGACGGGCGGTATGTTGTCAGCACGGTCAAAGACCGCTCGGTGTTCGTGCCCATGCCCGACCTGGCGTACTCGCAGTTGTTCTTTCCGGTCAAGGGCATCCTGGTGGTCTACGACCGCCAGAGCAAAACCTTCCGCCCGCTGCCCGGCGCCGACGACCCCGCGTATGTGCAGAGCAATCCTGCCTGGAGCCCCGACGGCAAGGAGATTGTCTTCGCCCGCAGCCGCGCGTACGAGCTCCATGGCGTCGGCAGCGAGGCCCTGCTGCGACCCGACCAGTGCGCCGAATTCGTCCAGGGGCGCCGGCAATTCCAGTTCGACCTGTACCGCGTGCCGTTCAACGGCGGGGCCGGTGGGGCGGCGGTCCCTGTCGAGGGCGCTGCCGGCAACGGCGTGAGCAATTACTTCGCCCGCTTCTCGCCCGACGGCAAGTGGATCGTCTTCTGCCGCGCCAAAAGCTTCATGCTCCTCCAGCCCGACAGCGAGTTGTACATCATGCCTGCCGCCGGCGGGCCGGCGCGGCGCATGCTATGCAACGTCCGCGGCATGAACTCCTGGCACAGTTGGTCGCCCAACAGCCGCTGGCTGGTCTTCGCCTCCAAGGCCAACGGGCCCTACACGCAGTTGTGGCTGGCGCACGTGGATGCCTCGGGCAAAAGCAGCTCGCCGGTGCTGCTGGAGGGCTTCACAGCGCCGGACCGCGCGGGCAACATTCCGGAGTTTGTCTCGGCCGAGCCACAGGCCATCGCCACCATCAGCGCACGCTTCGTCAACGACGAGTCGTTCTTCCGCGCCGGTGACGCGTTCCTGCTCGGCGGCGATGTGGCCGCCGCGTGCGCAATGTACGAGAAGGCCCTGGCTGCCAATCCCGCCAACGCGCGGGCTCATCATAATCTTGGCGCCGTGCTGGGACGCCTGGGCGGACGTGACGACCAGGCGGCGGCGCATCTGCGACGCGCCATCGAAATCGATCCGGCGCTGGCGGAGGCACACACGAACCTCGGCGCCATTTACGCCAAGCACAACCGCCTCAGCGAGGCCATGACGGAGTTTGAAAAGGCCCTGGCGATCAACCCGCGGGATTTGCGAGCGCGGCTGATGGCCGCCAAGTGCCTCGTCCGGATGGACCGAACCGACTCTGCCGTCGAGCACTGGCAGCATGCGATCCGGATCGATCCTGCCCTGACCGAGCCGCGCCTGTCATTGGCGACCGTCTTCACCCGAAAGCGGCAGTACGCCCAGGCTCTGGAGCAACTCGAGGCCGCCGCGCGACTGGGCGGCGACGGGTTCACGGCCGCCAGCGCTCTGGCGTGGCTGCTGGCGACGTGCCCCGATGCGGCGATCCGCAACGGCCCTCGATCCGTTGAACTGGCGCAGATCGCCTGCCGTGCGCCGGGCGCGCCGCAGCCGCTGGTGCTGGACACCCTGGCCGCAGCGTACGCCGAGGCCGGCCGATTCTCCGAGGCCGTCGCCACCGTCGAGAGGATGCTCGCCCTGGCGGGGCGGGGCAACGCGGCCGTTTCCGCCGAGTTGAACAAGCGACTGGAGAAGTATCGTGCCGGTCAGGCATGGCGGCAGGAGTAA